GCAGTAACCACGCTCCGGCCGTGCCGGTTATATAAATATCTTTCCGGGATTAAGGATGTTTTTGGGATCAAAAAGTGCTTTGATTCCCCTTTGCAGAGATATGCTTTTCCAGGAAAGCTCCATGGAGATATAATCTCTCCTGGCAAGTCCAATGCCATGTTCTCCTG
Above is a genomic segment from Candidatus Cloacimonadota bacterium containing:
- a CDS encoding FAD-linked oxidase C-terminal domain-containing protein, whose product is GEHGIGLARRDYISMELSWKSISLQRGIKALFDPKNILNPGKIFI